One Fibrobacter sp. UWH4 genomic region harbors:
- a CDS encoding ribose-phosphate pyrophosphokinase translates to MSDRFIVTGNFTDDPFAIDMAQYIGLREDISDMVSLKTFANSEFCPRYMLDVDDMEHIGRRLEGKIVLICSVSNHERSRNDYAMRNCILARAAKDNGAEQVVLVEPDLFYSAQDRGPHRIGELEKDRPDIDLKKFDGQAFTSLLYAELLKKSGVDAVVTVHNHSIKVQNLFAEIFGKDNFHNLIPTDVYAHYIKNSNFVQTGKDGNNLVIVSPDKGARPFMNAVYEALDLPECKRVVMDKVRTGEREISMTFNPELSDISIEEIEGKDVIVFDDMVRTGTTIVQCCEHIKKGNPNRVCFGVTHFHTSPEAREKLNSHAIDEILTTSTLPDIMNRDCQGRLRKKLTVMKLGKWIARHVMQMYGLDDGRFEKDFYKIDMSSKNPRWPPQFF, encoded by the coding sequence ATGTCAGATCGTTTTATCGTGACCGGTAACTTCACCGACGATCCGTTCGCCATCGACATGGCGCAGTACATCGGACTCCGTGAAGATATTTCCGACATGGTCTCCCTGAAGACCTTCGCTAACTCCGAATTCTGCCCCCGCTACATGCTGGACGTGGACGATATGGAACATATCGGCCGCCGCCTGGAAGGCAAGATCGTGCTGATTTGCTCGGTTTCGAACCATGAACGCAGCCGTAACGACTACGCCATGCGTAACTGCATTTTGGCCCGTGCCGCCAAGGACAACGGTGCTGAACAGGTCGTCCTGGTTGAACCGGACCTTTTCTACAGCGCCCAGGATCGCGGTCCGCACCGCATCGGTGAACTCGAGAAGGATCGCCCGGACATCGACTTGAAGAAGTTTGACGGTCAGGCCTTCACGAGCCTTCTTTATGCCGAACTTTTGAAGAAGTCCGGAGTCGATGCCGTGGTCACGGTGCACAACCACAGCATCAAGGTGCAGAACCTGTTTGCCGAAATCTTCGGCAAGGACAATTTCCATAACCTGATTCCGACGGACGTCTACGCCCACTACATCAAGAACAGCAACTTTGTTCAGACTGGCAAGGACGGCAACAACCTCGTAATCGTTTCTCCGGACAAGGGCGCACGCCCGTTCATGAACGCCGTTTACGAAGCGCTCGACCTGCCCGAATGCAAGCGTGTGGTGATGGACAAGGTGCGTACCGGCGAACGCGAAATCAGCATGACCTTCAACCCAGAACTTTCCGACATCAGCATCGAGGAAATCGAGGGCAAGGACGTGATCGTGTTCGACGACATGGTGCGTACGGGTACCACCATCGTGCAGTGCTGCGAACACATCAAGAAGGGTAACCCCAACCGCGTGTGCTTCGGCGTGACGCACTTCCACACGAGCCCCGAAGCCCGTGAAAAGCTCAACAGCCACGCTATCGACGAAATCCTCACGACATCGACTCTCCCGGATATCATGAACCGTGACTGCCAGGGCCGCCTCCGCAAGAAGCTCACCGTGATGAAGCTCGGCAAGTGGATCGCACGCCACGTGATGCAGATGTACGGCTTGGATGACGGTCGCTTTGAGAAGGACTTCTACAAGATCGACATGAGTTCCAAGAACCCGCGTTGG